In Gadus chalcogrammus isolate NIFS_2021 unplaced genomic scaffold, NIFS_Gcha_1.0 GACHA077, whole genome shotgun sequence, the following are encoded in one genomic region:
- the LOC130378418 gene encoding coiled-coil domain-containing protein 106-like isoform X1, translating to MPKAKKKMSLKVPKNDSMTEVTKNDLDGPEVEGSSAPSRSSISSIGSGSISKVEFLEARIQWQEKIIKDLEQERNFLREQIMGKKKSSQPKVFTLEDDDEDDDGNMDEDDVIPPSSPNISESSDSDVVIQRRKKRWTQPPASATVAVLGKAHVRAKGPAEVISRYKKVLKSLSKVRTMTEAFRINGVDRGTIKMTAAIAELSIVDPETFKTLKYDPATETLQSFAKRCATHITPEKKSIIEDMKAKGQLLPLLMKY from the exons ATG CCTAAGGCCAAGAAGAAAATGTCCCTAAAAGTCCCTAAAAATGACTCGATGACAGAGGTGACCAAAAATGATTTGGATG GTCCTGAAGTTGAAGGAAGCTCTGCTCCAAGTCGCAGCAGCATAAGCAGCATTGGATCAG gaTCAATCTCCAAAGTGGAGTTCCTAGAAGCAAGGATCCAATggcaagaaaaaataataaaggatCTTGAGCAAGAGCGCAATTTCTTGCGTGAGCAAATCATGGGAAAGAAGAAATCAT CTCAACCAAAAGTATTTACTttggaggacgacgacgaggatGACGATGGTAACATGGATGAAGATGACGTCATTCCCCCATCTTCTCCAAACATCAGTGAGTCCTCGGACAGTGATGTTGTCATCCAAAGACGGAAGAAACGTTGGACACAGCCACCTGCATCTGCAACTGTGGCTGTGCTTGGAAAAGCTCATGTGAGAG cAAAAGGACCAGCTGAGGTTATCAGCAGATATAAAAAAGTCTTGAAAAGCTTAAGCAAAGTCCGCACCATGACTGAAGCCTTCAGAATCAATGGCGTGGACCGGGGAACCATCAAGATGACTGCTGCAATTGCAGAGCTCAGCATTGTGGATCCTGAAACCTTCAAGACCCTGAAGTATGATCCTGCAACTGAGACCCTGCAGTCCTTTGCTAAGAGGTGTGCAACCCACATTACCCCTGAGAAGAAGAGCATTATAGAGGACATGAAGGCCAAAGGCCAACTCCTCCCCTTGTTGATGAAATATTAA
- the LOC130378418 gene encoding coiled-coil domain-containing protein 106-like isoform X2, with translation MSLKVPKNDSMTEVTKNDLDGPEVEGSSAPSRSSISSIGSGSISKVEFLEARIQWQEKIIKDLEQERNFLREQIMGKKKSSQPKVFTLEDDDEDDDGNMDEDDVIPPSSPNISESSDSDVVIQRRKKRWTQPPASATVAVLGKAHVRAKGPAEVISRYKKVLKSLSKVRTMTEAFRINGVDRGTIKMTAAIAELSIVDPETFKTLKYDPATETLQSFAKRCATHITPEKKSIIEDMKAKGQLLPLLMKY, from the exons ATGTCCCTAAAAGTCCCTAAAAATGACTCGATGACAGAGGTGACCAAAAATGATTTGGATG GTCCTGAAGTTGAAGGAAGCTCTGCTCCAAGTCGCAGCAGCATAAGCAGCATTGGATCAG gaTCAATCTCCAAAGTGGAGTTCCTAGAAGCAAGGATCCAATggcaagaaaaaataataaaggatCTTGAGCAAGAGCGCAATTTCTTGCGTGAGCAAATCATGGGAAAGAAGAAATCAT CTCAACCAAAAGTATTTACTttggaggacgacgacgaggatGACGATGGTAACATGGATGAAGATGACGTCATTCCCCCATCTTCTCCAAACATCAGTGAGTCCTCGGACAGTGATGTTGTCATCCAAAGACGGAAGAAACGTTGGACACAGCCACCTGCATCTGCAACTGTGGCTGTGCTTGGAAAAGCTCATGTGAGAG cAAAAGGACCAGCTGAGGTTATCAGCAGATATAAAAAAGTCTTGAAAAGCTTAAGCAAAGTCCGCACCATGACTGAAGCCTTCAGAATCAATGGCGTGGACCGGGGAACCATCAAGATGACTGCTGCAATTGCAGAGCTCAGCATTGTGGATCCTGAAACCTTCAAGACCCTGAAGTATGATCCTGCAACTGAGACCCTGCAGTCCTTTGCTAAGAGGTGTGCAACCCACATTACCCCTGAGAAGAAGAGCATTATAGAGGACATGAAGGCCAAAGGCCAACTCCTCCCCTTGTTGATGAAATATTAA